In Streptomyces sp. 840.1, one DNA window encodes the following:
- a CDS encoding HAD family hydrolase — translation MELIVLWDIDHTLIENSGVSKEIYAAAFTALAQRAPAGPARTEGRTDRLIMRDMFERNGLVEPDWAAVEEALAGAGEARLHALSQRGTALPGVREVLKEVSVRNSWVSSVLTGNIADNARVKVAAFGLDPLLDLPVGAYGADALQRPDLVAVARERAQRLRGAPDGVPVVLVGDTPRDVEAALSTGSEIIAVASGVHSTEELAEAGARTVLPDLTDTGRVLGILEALSAR, via the coding sequence ATGGAGCTCATCGTCCTGTGGGACATCGACCACACCCTCATCGAGAATTCAGGGGTCAGCAAGGAGATCTACGCCGCCGCCTTCACGGCCCTGGCGCAAAGGGCGCCCGCGGGGCCGGCGCGGACGGAAGGGCGTACGGACCGGCTGATCATGCGCGACATGTTCGAGCGGAACGGCCTGGTCGAGCCGGACTGGGCAGCGGTCGAGGAGGCGCTTGCCGGTGCAGGTGAGGCGCGTCTCCACGCCCTCAGCCAGCGGGGGACGGCCCTGCCCGGCGTGCGGGAGGTCCTGAAGGAGGTTTCTGTGCGCAACAGTTGGGTGTCGTCGGTGCTCACCGGCAATATCGCGGACAACGCCCGCGTGAAGGTCGCGGCCTTCGGCCTTGATCCCCTCCTCGACCTGCCGGTCGGCGCCTACGGGGCCGATGCACTTCAGCGCCCCGACCTGGTCGCTGTCGCCCGGGAGCGGGCCCAGCGGCTGCGGGGCGCCCCGGATGGCGTGCCCGTCGTGCTGGTCGGAGACACCCCGAGGGACGTGGAGGCCGCGCTCTCCACGGGCTCCGAGATCATCGCGGTCGCCTCCGGCGTCCACAGCACCGAAGAGCTGGCAGAAGCCGGTGCCCGTACGGTTCTGCCCGATCTGACGGACACCGGCCGTGTGCTCGGGATCCTGGAGGCGCTCTCCGCACGCTGA
- a CDS encoding class IV adenylate cyclase, translating into MKHEYEAKFLAVDVDGLQAKLTALGAVQAFPRTLLTRKIFENDALEGGAWVRLRDEATRSTLTLKQVTDSTTIDGTTEIETEVSDLHAMAEILRNVGLREVRYQENYREEWRLGEVAFDFDTWPDLPTFVEIEGPDEASVRQAAVLLDLDYTEARFGSVDEIYKSEAGRDILAEPTLLFADAGKRASVREAVPSE; encoded by the coding sequence ATGAAGCACGAGTACGAGGCCAAGTTCCTCGCCGTCGACGTCGACGGCCTCCAGGCCAAACTGACGGCGCTCGGAGCCGTCCAGGCATTTCCGCGCACCCTCCTCACCCGGAAGATCTTCGAGAACGACGCCCTCGAAGGCGGCGCCTGGGTCCGCCTGAGGGACGAGGCCACCCGCTCCACTCTCACGCTGAAGCAGGTCACCGACTCCACGACGATCGACGGCACCACCGAGATCGAGACCGAGGTGTCCGACCTGCACGCCATGGCCGAGATCCTCCGCAACGTCGGCCTGCGCGAAGTCCGCTACCAGGAGAACTACCGCGAGGAGTGGCGCCTGGGCGAAGTCGCCTTCGACTTCGACACCTGGCCGGACCTCCCCACCTTCGTCGAGATCGAAGGACCCGACGAGGCATCGGTCCGCCAGGCAGCCGTCCTGCTCGACCTCGACTACACCGAGGCACGATTCGGCAGTGTCGACGAGATCTACAAGAGCGAGGCCGGCAGGGACATCCTGGCCGAGCCCACGCTCCTCTTCGCCGACGCCGGCAAGCGGGCTTCGGTCAGGGAAGCTGTCCCGAGCGAGTGA
- a CDS encoding XRE family transcriptional regulator, with translation MNERLHSVLAQRGIPPESLAEVCEVDPKTVGRWLGGRVPHPRHRFRVAKHLRVEELFLWPAPAPSTSQQLTDSGQELVGTYQNRASVPRDTWLSLLNGAQEQISVLVFSGTFFAQSNPHVAKMLAERASTGVQVRLCFGDSEGRAAAIRGHEEGIGDTLAAKIRASLTYYRPLLSETGCEVRLHDTTLYTSMFRYDDDLLINPHVWGQPASANPLLHLRRADTTGWFDNYAQSFEAVWATARPWTPDQEGPSPHGQD, from the coding sequence GTGAACGAGCGATTGCACTCCGTGCTCGCCCAGCGCGGCATCCCACCCGAATCACTCGCCGAAGTCTGCGAGGTGGACCCCAAGACCGTTGGCCGGTGGCTCGGCGGACGCGTTCCCCATCCTCGCCACCGCTTCCGCGTCGCCAAGCACTTACGGGTCGAGGAACTGTTCCTCTGGCCCGCGCCGGCGCCGAGCACGTCGCAGCAGCTCACCGATTCAGGGCAGGAGCTGGTCGGGACCTACCAGAACCGGGCGAGCGTCCCGCGCGACACGTGGCTGTCGCTGCTCAACGGCGCCCAGGAGCAGATCAGCGTCCTCGTCTTCTCCGGCACCTTCTTCGCCCAGTCCAACCCGCACGTCGCCAAGATGCTCGCCGAACGCGCATCAACCGGGGTGCAAGTGCGGCTCTGCTTCGGCGACTCGGAGGGACGGGCCGCAGCAATCCGGGGCCACGAAGAGGGAATCGGCGACACACTCGCCGCCAAGATCCGCGCCTCCCTGACCTACTACCGGCCCTTGTTGTCCGAGACCGGCTGTGAGGTGAGGCTGCACGACACCACGCTCTACACCTCCATGTTCCGGTACGACGATGATCTTCTGATCAACCCGCACGTCTGGGGCCAGCCGGCCAGCGCCAACCCCCTTCTCCATCTCCGCAGAGCAGACACGACGGGCTGGTTCGACAACTACGCTCAGAGTTTCGAAGCTGTCTGGGCCACCGCACGGCCCTGGACACCAGACCAGGAGGGGCCCTCGCCACATGGGCAGGACTGA
- a CDS encoding 7-cyano-7-deazaguanine synthase translates to MTATHRPYFWIEPGGAKSPAGWQPLSDHNYWEAKSRAPQWQSFLGSAPSWADDLHRVGRAVFAADKHSRRDASFDRWTRHMRLSIPVAAYERWQSVRPLLTSLLRTMTADRWDVEFREADLATNVPFTFDPDSRAGEVALFSGGLDSLSWAAQRASFRTSEELLLISFGEQNFGHLQDSVYDGIYRRRARPVRRIPLSQNVRIQDREEGDPAPERTTRSRGFLYATAAVRAAAAEGVPFAHIPENGQLSINPPLTPARAAACSTRSVHPWTLHLLNRLIAAVADGTVVHLQNPLAHLTKRQVCQSALDAGLTPADLAATLSCGTPPKHRPHGSGLANCGHCYPCLVRRAGLFGMDHTPYDYDPWDPSLSWDQAEHWHALQSWLAASYSLRDLIADTPLPPDTDTQATLAVIKRGREELSELGEIEGKA, encoded by the coding sequence ATGACGGCCACCCATCGCCCCTACTTCTGGATCGAGCCCGGCGGGGCAAAGTCACCCGCCGGATGGCAGCCCCTGAGCGACCACAACTACTGGGAGGCAAAGTCCCGCGCCCCGCAATGGCAGTCCTTCCTGGGCTCTGCTCCTTCCTGGGCGGACGACCTGCACCGAGTCGGCCGTGCGGTCTTCGCAGCAGACAAACATTCCCGCCGTGATGCCTCCTTCGACCGCTGGACTCGCCACATGCGGCTCTCCATACCCGTCGCCGCATACGAACGCTGGCAGTCCGTCCGACCGCTTCTCACTTCCCTGCTGCGAACCATGACCGCCGACCGGTGGGATGTGGAATTCCGTGAAGCCGACTTGGCCACCAACGTGCCCTTCACCTTCGACCCGGACTCCAGGGCCGGAGAGGTCGCCTTGTTTTCCGGAGGTCTGGACTCCCTGAGCTGGGCGGCTCAGCGCGCCTCTTTCCGTACATCCGAAGAGCTGCTGCTCATCTCCTTCGGTGAACAGAACTTCGGGCACCTTCAGGACTCCGTATATGACGGCATCTACAGGCGCCGCGCCCGCCCGGTCCGCCGCATCCCCCTGAGCCAGAACGTACGCATCCAGGACAGGGAAGAGGGAGACCCGGCCCCGGAGCGCACCACCCGCTCTCGTGGCTTTCTCTACGCGACCGCCGCCGTCCGCGCGGCAGCCGCCGAGGGCGTCCCCTTCGCGCACATCCCCGAGAACGGCCAGCTCTCCATCAATCCGCCCCTGACCCCCGCCCGTGCCGCCGCCTGCTCCACGCGATCCGTCCACCCCTGGACGCTGCATCTGCTGAACCGGCTGATCGCTGCCGTGGCAGACGGAACTGTCGTACACCTCCAAAACCCGCTCGCCCACCTCACCAAGCGCCAGGTCTGCCAGTCCGCGCTCGATGCCGGCCTCACCCCCGCCGACCTCGCCGCCACCCTGAGCTGCGGCACCCCTCCCAAGCACCGCCCGCATGGCTCCGGCCTCGCCAACTGCGGTCATTGCTACCCCTGCCTGGTGCGCCGCGCGGGCCTGTTCGGCATGGACCACACTCCGTACGACTACGACCCCTGGGATCCGAGTCTCAGCTGGGACCAAGCGGAACACTGGCACGCCCTGCAGAGCTGGCTCGCTGCCTCCTACTCCCTCCGAGACCTGATAGCCGACACCCCGCTCCCTCCGGACACGGATACGCAAGCCACGCTGGCCGTTATCAAGCGGGGGCGCGAGGAGCTATCGGAATTGGGGGAGATCGAAGGCAAGGCTTGA
- the purD gene encoding phosphoribosylamine--glycine ligase, with protein sequence MKVLVIGGGAREHALCRSLSLDPDVTALYCAPGNAGIAEVAELHPVDALDGAAVARLATELGAELVVVGPEAPLVAGVADAVRAAGIPCFGPSGEAARLEGSKAFAKDVMAGAGVPTARSYVCATAAEIETALDAFGAPYVVKDDGLAAGKGVVVTDDVDAARAHALACDRVVIEEFLDGPEVSLFAITDGTTVLPLQPAQDFKRALDNDEGPNTGGMGAYSPLPWADPKLVDEVMQTVLQPTVDELRRRGTPFSGLLYAGLAITSRGVRVIEFNARFGDPETQVVLARLKTPLAGVLLGSANGTLDELPPLKWRDDAAVTVVIASHNYPDTPRTGDPIEGLDEVAAQDAPHAYVLHAGTRQDGDAVVSAGGRVLSVTATAKDLAGARERAYAAAARIRLDGSQLRTDIAKKAAEA encoded by the coding sequence GTGAAGGTTCTCGTCATCGGCGGCGGCGCCCGCGAACACGCCCTGTGCCGCTCTCTTTCCCTCGACCCCGACGTCACCGCCCTGTACTGCGCCCCCGGCAACGCCGGCATCGCGGAGGTGGCCGAACTGCACCCGGTCGACGCCCTCGACGGCGCTGCCGTCGCGCGCCTCGCCACCGAGCTGGGTGCCGAGCTGGTGGTCGTCGGCCCGGAGGCACCGCTTGTCGCCGGGGTCGCGGACGCCGTGCGCGCCGCGGGCATCCCCTGCTTCGGCCCGTCCGGCGAGGCGGCCCGGCTGGAGGGCTCCAAGGCGTTCGCCAAGGACGTGATGGCCGGGGCGGGCGTCCCGACCGCCCGGAGCTACGTCTGCGCCACGGCCGCCGAGATCGAGACGGCCCTCGACGCGTTCGGTGCGCCGTACGTCGTCAAGGACGACGGTCTCGCCGCCGGCAAGGGTGTCGTCGTCACCGATGACGTCGACGCCGCCCGCGCCCACGCGCTGGCCTGCGACCGCGTGGTCATCGAGGAGTTCCTCGACGGCCCCGAGGTGAGCCTCTTCGCGATCACCGACGGCACCACCGTGCTGCCCCTGCAGCCCGCCCAGGACTTCAAGCGCGCTCTCGACAACGACGAGGGCCCGAACACCGGTGGCATGGGCGCGTACTCCCCGCTGCCGTGGGCCGACCCCAAGCTGGTCGACGAGGTCATGCAGACCGTCCTCCAGCCCACCGTCGACGAGCTCCGCCGCCGCGGTACGCCCTTCTCCGGGCTGCTGTACGCGGGTCTCGCGATCACCTCGCGCGGTGTACGGGTCATCGAGTTCAACGCGCGCTTCGGCGACCCGGAGACCCAGGTGGTCCTGGCCCGTCTGAAGACCCCGCTGGCCGGTGTCCTGCTGGGTTCCGCCAACGGCACCCTGGACGAGCTGCCGCCGCTGAAGTGGCGCGACGACGCCGCGGTCACCGTGGTCATCGCCTCGCACAACTACCCGGATACCCCGCGAACGGGTGACCCGATCGAGGGCCTCGACGAGGTCGCGGCACAGGATGCCCCGCATGCGTACGTCCTGCACGCCGGGACCCGGCAGGACGGCGACGCGGTCGTCAGCGCGGGCGGCCGGGTGCTCTCCGTGACCGCGACCGCCAAGGACCTCGCGGGCGCCCGCGAACGCGCCTACGCGGCGGCGGCCCGGATCCGGCTCGACGGCTCCCAGCTCCGTACGGACATCGCGAAGAAGGCCGCCGAGGCCTGA
- a CDS encoding radical SAM protein produces MISEVTGIRRIRMLYLQLLYRCNFECLHCFHGKRLQHADAFTTDEAVNLLTLMRDEYGTEAVTLLGGEPFVYRDLAQVVRYAKRDLGMQVEVCTNGYRIERRLAEIAPDLDLLRVSLEGIGTTNDKIRKFGSYRSALSALEIAQQLGVRAGATMTVTSRNIDEVVPLARTLQHYGVEQLKLHCLRPVGNAADHPELLVNDATSYTRLREGLASAELDIEVILDEDLSELGAPDACLPAGGPVEIERIEADPRGALTMSCKAVGKDSHAFWYDKLTDHIDHRPSATDELTLAVPDVVYGRV; encoded by the coding sequence GTGATCAGCGAAGTCACCGGGATCCGCAGGATCCGGATGCTGTACCTGCAGCTGCTCTATCGCTGCAACTTCGAATGCCTGCACTGCTTCCACGGCAAACGGCTCCAGCACGCCGACGCCTTCACCACGGACGAGGCGGTCAACCTCCTCACGCTGATGCGTGACGAGTACGGCACCGAGGCCGTCACCCTGCTGGGCGGCGAGCCGTTCGTCTACCGGGACCTCGCCCAGGTCGTCCGGTACGCCAAGCGGGACCTGGGCATGCAGGTCGAGGTCTGTACCAACGGCTACCGGATCGAGCGCCGGCTCGCCGAGATCGCCCCCGACCTGGACCTGCTCCGGGTGTCGCTGGAGGGCATCGGTACGACCAACGACAAGATCCGGAAGTTCGGAAGCTACCGAAGTGCTCTGAGCGCACTCGAAATCGCCCAGCAGCTCGGCGTCCGCGCCGGCGCGACCATGACGGTCACCTCACGCAACATCGACGAGGTCGTGCCGCTCGCCCGCACACTACAGCACTACGGGGTGGAGCAGCTGAAACTCCACTGCCTCCGCCCGGTCGGCAACGCAGCCGATCACCCCGAGCTCCTCGTCAACGACGCCACGTCCTACACCCGTCTCCGGGAGGGCCTGGCCTCGGCCGAGCTGGACATCGAGGTGATCCTCGACGAGGACCTGTCCGAGCTCGGTGCGCCGGACGCCTGCCTCCCCGCCGGGGGCCCTGTGGAGATCGAGCGGATCGAAGCCGACCCGCGCGGCGCGCTCACCATGTCCTGCAAGGCTGTCGGCAAGGACTCGCACGCCTTCTGGTACGACAAGCTCACCGACCACATCGACCACCGGCCGTCCGCCACCGACGAACTCACCCTCGCGGTGCCGGACGTGGTGTACGGACGTGTCTGA
- a CDS encoding bifunctional 2-polyprenyl-6-hydroxyphenol methylase/3-demethylubiquinol 3-O-methyltransferase UbiG has translation METPSMWRHTLTFFPQFLAALKERTEPDSTVTVVGASDGRLVVPLAAAGYRVIAIERDPLALHGGEVQLPGGRTGHATGMIERLKQEGLHDRVQVVEEDFLASEPVTAPCDAVWTSCSWHYSANHHRPLGEFVDRMQRLVRPGGLFGAEFMMPLTQRHHVLEHYTSPEKLRRYFIGDWDVLLTLRTNEFTEQAHVGQLQDHNHRMGLLLAARASTPS, from the coding sequence GTGGAGACACCAAGCATGTGGCGGCACACCCTCACCTTCTTTCCGCAGTTCCTCGCAGCGCTGAAGGAGCGCACGGAGCCTGACTCCACCGTGACGGTCGTCGGCGCGAGCGACGGCAGACTCGTCGTACCGCTGGCCGCGGCCGGCTACCGCGTCATCGCCATCGAGCGCGACCCGCTCGCCCTCCACGGCGGCGAGGTCCAACTCCCGGGTGGCAGAACCGGTCACGCGACGGGCATGATCGAGCGGCTGAAGCAGGAAGGGCTTCACGACCGTGTCCAGGTCGTGGAGGAGGACTTCCTCGCCTCCGAACCCGTCACCGCCCCCTGTGATGCCGTCTGGACGAGCTGCTCGTGGCATTACAGTGCCAACCACCACCGGCCGTTGGGCGAGTTCGTCGACCGCATGCAGCGCCTGGTCCGGCCCGGCGGTCTGTTCGGCGCGGAGTTCATGATGCCCCTCACGCAACGCCACCACGTGCTGGAGCACTACACATCCCCCGAGAAACTGCGGCGTTACTTCATCGGGGACTGGGACGTCCTGCTCACACTGCGGACCAACGAGTTCACCGAGCAGGCGCACGTCGGACAGCTGCAGGACCACAACCACCGCATGGGCCTTCTCCTCGCAGCCCGCGCGTCCACCCCCTCCTAG
- a CDS encoding NUDIX hydrolase, translating into MGRTEYYNDPKAPKANTLIPANNLLVVDDNGAILLQRRRDTGQWALPGGAQDIGETAAQCAVRECLEETGIIAEVTGFLGVYTNPKHIVAYTDGEIRQQYENTYIGRPVGGEPTINDEADGVRYVQPTDLDQYDIHPSMRQQIGDYLAGTYPYLG; encoded by the coding sequence ATGGGCAGGACTGAGTACTACAACGACCCCAAGGCCCCCAAGGCGAACACGCTCATCCCCGCCAACAACCTGCTCGTCGTCGACGACAACGGCGCCATACTCCTCCAGCGCCGCCGGGACACCGGCCAATGGGCCCTGCCGGGCGGCGCACAGGACATCGGCGAGACGGCGGCCCAGTGCGCCGTGCGTGAATGCCTGGAAGAGACCGGAATCATCGCCGAGGTCACGGGCTTTCTGGGGGTCTACACGAACCCGAAGCACATCGTGGCCTACACCGACGGCGAGATCCGCCAGCAGTACGAGAACACCTACATCGGCCGGCCCGTGGGCGGCGAGCCCACGATCAACGACGAGGCCGACGGCGTCCGCTACGTCCAGCCGACCGACCTGGACCAGTACGACATCCACCCCAGCATGCGCCAACAGATCGGCGACTACCTCGCCGGCACGTACCCCTACCTGGGCTGA
- a CDS encoding DNA polymerase III subunit gamma and tau — MSSLALYRRYRPESFAEVIGQEHVTDPLQQALRNNRVNHAYLFSGPRGCGKTTSARILARCLNCEQGPTPTPCGECQSCQDLARNGPGSIDVIEIDAASHGGVDDARDLREKAFFGPASSRYKIYIIDEAHMVTSAGFNALLKVVEEPPEHLKFIFATTEPEKVIGTIRSRTHHYPFRLVPPGTLRDYLVEVCAKEESFVEDGVFPLVVRAGAGSVRDSMSVMDQLLAGAADDGVTYAMATSLLGYTDGSLLDSVVDAFASGDGAAAFEVVDRVVEGGNDPRRFVADLLERLRDLVILAAVPDAGEKGLIDAPADVVERMQAQASVFGAAELSRAADLVNEGLTEMRGATSPRLQVELICARVLLPAAFDDERSLQARLDRLERGASFATTGPGPAMGYAPGPEALAHAPVAPQPAQAPQPPAPTQPDAGPGPAAARAAARGDAPPPAPPSAPAQPSAPVHAAPPAEPVQPPPAAAAGQRPGAWPAAAAPEQGRRPGGWPTASTPGQAPAPQAAAPAPAAPAASAPAPGPAAPEPAPGVTQGAGQVRTMWPDILEAVKNRRRFTWILLSQNAQVTGFDGATLQIGFLNSGARDNFTSSGSEDVLKQALAERFNAQWKIEAIVDPSGGAGQPPQPLGGRPAAPPAPQRPAPAAPQQQYEPRPAQERQQQGGGDPAGEPAPPQYNAPAPPRSVAPEDDTPEADDPDMVDSALSGHELIVRELGATVVEEFNNE; from the coding sequence GTGTCGTCCCTTGCGCTGTACCGCCGCTACCGCCCCGAGTCGTTCGCCGAGGTCATCGGTCAGGAGCATGTCACTGACCCCTTGCAGCAGGCCCTGCGGAACAACCGGGTCAATCACGCGTACCTGTTCAGCGGTCCGCGCGGCTGCGGCAAGACGACCAGTGCGCGCATCCTCGCCCGCTGTCTGAACTGTGAGCAGGGGCCCACGCCCACACCCTGCGGGGAGTGCCAGTCCTGCCAGGACCTCGCGCGCAACGGGCCGGGATCGATCGATGTGATCGAGATCGACGCCGCTTCGCACGGTGGTGTGGACGATGCCCGTGATCTGCGGGAGAAGGCGTTCTTCGGGCCCGCGTCGAGTCGTTACAAGATCTACATCATCGACGAGGCGCACATGGTCACGTCGGCGGGGTTCAACGCCCTGCTGAAGGTGGTCGAGGAGCCGCCGGAGCACCTCAAGTTCATCTTCGCGACCACGGAGCCCGAGAAGGTCATCGGGACCATCCGGTCGCGTACGCACCACTATCCGTTCCGGCTCGTGCCGCCGGGGACGCTGCGCGACTACCTCGTGGAGGTGTGCGCCAAGGAGGAGAGCTTCGTCGAGGACGGGGTGTTCCCGCTGGTGGTGCGCGCCGGTGCCGGCTCCGTGCGGGACTCGATGTCGGTCATGGACCAACTGCTGGCCGGTGCCGCCGATGACGGTGTGACGTATGCCATGGCGACGTCGCTGCTCGGTTACACGGACGGTTCGCTGCTCGACTCCGTCGTGGACGCCTTCGCCTCGGGTGACGGGGCCGCGGCCTTCGAGGTCGTGGACCGGGTGGTCGAGGGCGGCAACGACCCCCGGCGCTTCGTCGCCGACCTGCTGGAGCGGCTGCGTGACCTGGTGATCCTGGCCGCGGTGCCGGATGCCGGGGAGAAGGGGCTCATCGACGCCCCCGCCGATGTCGTCGAGCGGATGCAGGCGCAGGCGTCCGTCTTCGGGGCCGCCGAGCTGAGCCGCGCCGCCGACCTGGTCAACGAGGGGCTCACCGAGATGCGCGGGGCGACCTCGCCCCGGCTCCAGGTCGAGCTGATCTGTGCCCGGGTCCTGCTGCCCGCGGCCTTCGACGACGAGCGCTCACTGCAGGCGCGGCTGGACCGGCTGGAGCGCGGCGCGTCCTTCGCCACCACCGGACCGGGGCCCGCCATGGGGTACGCCCCCGGGCCCGAGGCCCTGGCCCACGCCCCCGTCGCCCCGCAGCCCGCACAGGCCCCGCAGCCCCCCGCCCCCACCCAGCCGGACGCCGGGCCGGGGCCCGCCGCCGCGCGTGCCGCCGCTCGCGGGGACGCCCCGCCGCCGGCCCCGCCGTCCGCCCCGGCCCAGCCCTCCGCCCCGGTGCACGCGGCCCCGCCTGCCGAGCCCGTCCAGCCGCCGCCCGCCGCGGCAGCCGGTCAGCGGCCCGGTGCCTGGCCCGCCGCGGCCGCGCCCGAGCAGGGCCGCCGCCCCGGAGGCTGGCCGACCGCCTCCACCCCCGGCCAGGCACCGGCCCCACAGGCCGCCGCTCCGGCACCGGCCGCACCGGCCGCGTCCGCGCCCGCTCCCGGGCCCGCCGCCCCCGAACCGGCCCCGGGCGTGACGCAGGGCGCCGGACAGGTGCGCACCATGTGGCCCGACATCCTGGAGGCCGTCAAGAACCGCCGCAGGTTCACCTGGATCCTGCTCAGCCAGAACGCCCAGGTGACCGGCTTCGACGGCGCCACCCTCCAGATCGGCTTCCTCAATTCGGGAGCCCGCGACAACTTCACGAGCAGCGGCAGCGAGGACGTGCTGAAGCAGGCGCTGGCCGAGCGGTTCAACGCCCAGTGGAAGATCGAGGCGATCGTCGACCCGTCGGGTGGCGCCGGGCAGCCCCCGCAGCCCCTCGGCGGCCGTCCTGCGGCCCCGCCCGCACCGCAGAGGCCGGCGCCTGCCGCGCCGCAGCAGCAGTACGAGCCCCGGCCGGCCCAGGAGCGGCAGCAGCAGGGCGGCGGCGACCCCGCCGGGGAGCCCGCGCCCCCGCAGTACAACGCTCCCGCACCGCCCCGTTCGGTGGCGCCCGAGGACGACACCCCCGAGGCGGACGACCCGGACATGGTCGACTCCGCCCTCTCCGGCCACGAGCTGATCGTCCGCGAGCTGGGTGCCACGGTCGTTGAGGAGTTCAACAACGAGTAG
- a CDS encoding HD domain-containing protein, with the protein MDETMLEWATQVAEKELCDVLPRRWAHSQGVAARAAVLSPALAGNAELLIAGAVLHDVGYAPRLAETGFHPLDGARFLRDEHGADERLVRLVANHSFALLEAEERGLMEVLVREFPLLHEGLLVDALVYCDMTTTPDGERTTAAERVAEIVSRYGVDSLVGRFIRRAEPDIRAAVGRVEAALVAQPR; encoded by the coding sequence ATGGACGAAACGATGCTGGAGTGGGCGACGCAGGTAGCTGAGAAGGAGCTCTGTGACGTGCTTCCTCGACGCTGGGCCCATTCGCAGGGTGTGGCGGCGCGTGCCGCAGTGCTCAGTCCGGCCCTGGCAGGGAACGCTGAGCTGCTCATTGCTGGGGCGGTGTTGCACGACGTGGGCTACGCACCTCGGCTGGCCGAGACGGGTTTCCATCCGCTCGACGGGGCCCGGTTCCTCCGGGACGAGCACGGTGCTGATGAGCGCTTGGTCCGGTTGGTGGCGAACCATTCGTTTGCGCTGTTGGAAGCCGAGGAGCGCGGGCTGATGGAGGTACTGGTACGCGAGTTCCCCTTGCTGCATGAGGGGCTACTTGTGGACGCGCTCGTGTACTGCGACATGACAACGACGCCCGATGGCGAGAGAACCACTGCAGCTGAGCGGGTGGCGGAGATCGTGAGCCGCTACGGGGTGGACAGCCTCGTGGGGCGGTTCATTCGCAGGGCGGAGCCGGACATCCGTGCAGCCGTCGGCCGGGTGGAAGCGGCATTGGTTGCTCAGCCCAGGTAG